A genomic segment from Phragmites australis chromosome 6, lpPhrAust1.1, whole genome shotgun sequence encodes:
- the LOC133922345 gene encoding LOW QUALITY PROTEIN: uncharacterized protein LOC133922345 (The sequence of the model RefSeq protein was modified relative to this genomic sequence to represent the inferred CDS: substituted 1 base at 1 genomic stop codon), translating to MELSAATAFEERVQQMEDARNHRLALLHAEKELQAAKSRILGAKLAAARRLELRRLLLERRAADIASRALAARADIDAARARRHAITRKLRGEIEEVERREEDWDRFYEAKRKEMEEFQAVSRGFEAEAREEVQRLRGLVSQLKSTLKELQSSEMYSNNAGIAAAEARKSDLTAKKARLDEILASARQFRALLQQXLQKAFELQVGDQKTAHTTI from the exons ATGGAGctctccgccgccaccgccttcgAGGAGCGCGTCCAGCAGATGGAGGACGCCCGCAACCACCGCCTCGCCCTCCTCCac GCCGAGAAGGAGCTCCAGGCCGCCAAGTCCCGCATCCTCGGCGCCAagctcgccgccgcgcgccgcctagagctccgccgcctcctcctcgagcGCCGCGCCGCCGATATCGCCTCCCGCGCCCTCGCCGCCCGGGCCGATATCGACGCCGCTCGCGCCCGCCGCCACGCCATAACCCGCAAACTCAG GGGCGAGATCGAGGAGGTGGAGCGGAGGGAGGAGGACTGGGACCGCTTCTACGAGGCCAagaggaaggagatggaggagttCCAGGCGGTGTCGCGGGGGTTCGAGGCGGAGGCTCGTGAGGAAGTGCAGAGGCTGAGGGGTCTGGTATCTCAA TTGAAATCAACGCTGAAAGAGCTGCAGAGCAGCGAGATGTACTCAAACAACGCCGGGATTGCTGCGGCAGAAGCCAGGAAGTCCGATCTGACGGCAAAGAAGGCAAGGTTGGACGAGATCCTGGCTTCAGCCCGCCAGTTCAGAGCGCTGCTTCAGCAGTAGCTCCAGAAAGCTTTTGAACTTCAGGTTGGGGATCAAAAGACAGCCCACACTACCATCTGA
- the LOC133922346 gene encoding E3 ubiquitin-protein ligase GW2-like gives MGNRIGGRRKAGVEERYARPQGLYEHRDIDQKKLRKLILEAKLAPCYPGADDAAAAGAGDLEECPICFLYYPSLNRSKCCSKGICTECFLQMKPTHTARPTQCPFCKTPNYAVEYRGVKTKEERSIEQFEEQKVIEAQLRMRQQALQDEEDKMKRKQIRSSSSRTVTPTTEVEYRDICSTSFSAPSYQCNEQGTECCSSEPSCSAQASMRPFHSRHNRDDNVDMNLEDMMVMEAIWRSIQEQGHLGNPVCGSYFPVIEPPSRERQAFLSAAPLEIPHPGGFSCAVAALAEHQPPSMDFSYMAGSSTFPVFDMICRPCNISGGSMCAVENSSLDSWSGIAPNCSREAVREEGECSTDHWSEGAEAGTSYAGSDIVADAATMQPLPFAEHFAMAPRHFRPESIEEQMMFSMAVSLAESHHGRTQAQGLAWL, from the exons ATGGGGAACCGGATAGGCGGGAGGCGGAAGGCGGGGGTGGAGGAGCGCTACGCGCGGCCGCAGGGCCTCTACGAGCACAGGGACATCGACCAGAAGAAGCTCCGCAAGCTGATCCTCGAGGCCAAGCTCGCGCCCTGCTACCCGGGCGCCGAcgacgccgcggccgccggcgccggggaCCTCGAGGAGTGCCCCATCTGCTTCCTG tacTACCCAAGCCTCAACCGTTCAAAATGTTGCTCGAAGGGGATATGTACTG AATGCTTTCTTCAAATGAAGCCAACTCATACTGCTCGGCCTACGCA ATGCCCATTTTGCAAAACTCCCAATTATGCAGTGGAGTATCGTGGTGTGAAGACAAAGGAGGAAAGGAGCATAGAGCAGTTT GAAGAACAGAAAGTGATAGAAGCACAGTTGAGGATGCGTCAGCAAGCACTTCAAGATGAAGAGGATaagatgaaaagaaaacagaTCAGGTCGTCTTCTAGCAGAACGGTAACCCCAACAACAGAAGTGGAGTATCGAGATATATGCAGCACATCCTTTTCAG CGCCATCATATCAATGTAATGAGCAAGGAACTGAATGCTGTTCATCTGAACCCTCATGCTCTGCCCAGGCTAGCATGCGGCCTTTCCATTCTAGGCATAATCG CGATGATAACGTTGACATGAATCTGGAGGATATGATGGTTATGGAAGCGATTTGGCGGTCCATTCAG GAACAGGGACATCTAGGAAATCCTGTTTGTGGCAGCTACTTCCCTGTAATCGAGCCACCGTCACGTGAAAGGCAGGCATTCCTTTCAGCTGCTCCTCTAGAAATACCTCATCCAGGTGGATTTTCTTGTGCGGTTGCGGCTTTGGCTGAGCACCAGCCACCAAGCATGGATTTCTCTTACATGGCTGGCAGTAGCACATTCCCAGTCTTTGATATGATCTGCCGACCATGCAATATCTCTGGTGGAAGCATGTGTGCTGTGGAGAACAGCTCACTAGATAGCTGGAGCGGGATAGCACCAAATTGCAGCAGAGAAGCGGTaagagaggagggagagtgCTCAACCGACCACTGGTCGGAGGGTGCGGAGGCTGGAACAAGCTATGCTGGATCGGACATCGTGGCTGATGCAGCGACCATGCAACCATTGCCCTTTGCTGAACATTTCGCCATGGCTCCAAGGCACTTTCGTCCCGAGAGCATCGAAGAGCAGATGATGTTTTCCATGGCTGTCTCTCTAGCAGAATCTCACCATGGTAGAACACAAGCGCAAGGGCTGGCATGGCTGTAA